A genomic region of Runella rosea contains the following coding sequences:
- the purS gene encoding phosphoribosylformylglycinamidine synthase subunit PurS, with product MKFIAEINVMPQKEILDPQGKAVKLGLHNLGIDDVSDVRIGKHITMALDADSEADAQQRVETACSKLLANMIMEDYTYTLKEG from the coding sequence ATGAAATTCATCGCTGAAATCAACGTCATGCCGCAAAAAGAGATTTTGGACCCTCAGGGCAAAGCCGTCAAATTGGGTCTTCACAATTTGGGCATTGACGACGTGTCAGACGTACGCATTGGCAAACACATCACCATGGCCCTCGATGCCGACTCAGAAGCGGATGCGCAGCAACGCGTCGAAACTGCCTGTAGCAAATTATTGGCCAATATGATTATGGAAGATTATACATACACGTTGAAAGAAGGTTAG
- a CDS encoding MBL fold metallo-hydrolase: MIQIQSFVFSPFAENTYVLYDETNEAVIIDPGCLMQSEKETLARFIEQKGLKVTMLLQTHAHLDHVFGSAYVKRKYGVKMYMHKNELPILASVESRCNLWGIRGYEPVEADVFLDEGDVVKFGHSILEILFVPGHAPGHLAFVNHDQRFIIGGDVLFKGSVGRTDFPLCDPAALQRSIKTKFMTLEDDYQVFAGHMDPTTIGRERRTNPFLN, from the coding sequence ATGATTCAAATACAATCTTTTGTTTTCTCCCCTTTTGCCGAGAATACCTACGTCCTTTATGACGAAACCAACGAGGCCGTCATTATTGACCCCGGCTGCCTGATGCAATCAGAAAAAGAAACGTTAGCGCGTTTTATCGAACAAAAAGGGCTAAAAGTAACGATGCTCCTCCAAACACACGCGCATTTAGACCATGTATTTGGCAGTGCGTATGTAAAGCGCAAATATGGCGTAAAAATGTACATGCACAAAAACGAACTTCCAATTTTGGCGTCTGTTGAAAGTCGTTGCAATTTATGGGGAATCAGGGGCTACGAACCCGTCGAAGCCGATGTCTTTTTGGATGAAGGTGATGTGGTAAAATTCGGTCATTCAATCCTTGAAATTCTGTTTGTGCCCGGCCACGCGCCCGGGCATTTGGCGTTTGTCAACCACGACCAACGTTTCATCATCGGGGGCGATGTTTTGTTTAAAGGAAGTGTAGGCCGCACCGATTTTCCGCTCTGCGACCCTGCCGCACTCCAGCGAAGTATCAAAACCAAATTCATGACTTTGGAAGATGATTATCAGGTATTTGCTGGGCATATGGATCCTACCACCATCGGTCGCGAGCGCCGTACCAATCCCTTTCTTAACTGA
- a CDS encoding LOG family protein has product MTDKQPQSPFIDQRKGYYFLEGPKSRRSEFVFLLEVVWEFFKGIRALHFVGPCVTVFGSARFKEGSIYYEQARVLGRRISQELGLTIMTGGGPGIMEAANRGAFESGGRSVGCNIQLPFEQKENPYMEKWVKIKYFFIRKVLLVKYSYAFVIMPGGVGTMDELFETLTLIQTGVIHNFPMVVIGKEYYTPMISMLQKMADQGTISPKDLDLLKVTDDMEEAIEHIRVYLTANFQIQKRRRPIWWLLEKR; this is encoded by the coding sequence ATGACTGATAAGCAACCCCAAAGCCCTTTTATTGATCAGCGCAAAGGATATTATTTTTTAGAAGGCCCCAAGAGCCGACGTTCTGAGTTTGTGTTTTTGTTGGAGGTAGTGTGGGAGTTTTTTAAGGGAATTCGGGCGCTGCATTTTGTGGGGCCGTGCGTAACGGTATTCGGCTCCGCTCGATTCAAAGAGGGAAGTATTTATTATGAGCAGGCCCGCGTATTGGGGAGGCGGATTTCGCAGGAATTGGGACTGACCATCATGACGGGCGGTGGCCCGGGAATCATGGAGGCGGCCAACCGAGGGGCATTTGAAAGCGGCGGGCGCTCGGTGGGGTGTAATATACAGCTTCCTTTTGAACAAAAAGAAAACCCGTATATGGAAAAGTGGGTGAAAATAAAGTATTTCTTTATTCGTAAAGTGCTCTTAGTCAAGTACTCTTATGCTTTTGTAATTATGCCTGGTGGGGTAGGCACGATGGACGAGTTGTTTGAAACACTCACGCTTATACAAACGGGAGTGATTCATAACTTCCCGATGGTTGTCATTGGTAAAGAATACTATACACCGATGATTTCGATGTTACAAAAGATGGCCGACCAAGGCACAATCTCGCCCAAAGACTTAGATTTACTTAAAGTGACCGATGACATGGAGGAGGCCATTGAGCACATTCGGGTGTATCTTACCGCCAATTTTCAAATCCAGAAACGTCGTCGGCCCATCTGGTGGCTTTTAGAAAAGAGATAA
- the pssA gene encoding CDP-diacylglycerol--serine O-phosphatidyltransferase yields the protein MRLFTIPNLMTCGNLLCGCVGIVFSFRGDLLLSGYLILFAGILDFLDGFVARLLNQSSPIGKELDSLADMVTFGVLPSMIIFQLLERTTTSLDIGAMMLSFSAFILAVFSGLRLAKFNIDTRQSDSFIGVPTPANAILVAALPFILRNHPEYEPWIINQSVLVVYTLLMSYLLICELPLLAFKFKTFGWKDNQIKYIFILLAVILLFLLKFAAIPLIVALYILLSVFQRIFRFH from the coding sequence ATGCGTCTTTTTACCATTCCAAACCTAATGACCTGCGGCAACCTTCTCTGTGGGTGTGTGGGGATAGTGTTTAGTTTTCGCGGAGATTTATTGCTTTCGGGGTATTTGATTCTGTTTGCGGGCATACTTGACTTTCTGGATGGTTTTGTGGCACGGTTGCTGAACCAATCCTCGCCAATCGGCAAAGAACTTGATTCATTGGCCGATATGGTTACGTTTGGCGTGCTGCCTTCCATGATAATCTTTCAGTTATTGGAACGTACCACCACCTCCCTTGACATTGGGGCCATGATGCTTTCGTTTAGTGCCTTTATTTTGGCAGTATTTTCGGGTTTACGTTTGGCAAAATTCAACATTGATACCCGCCAATCGGATTCATTTATTGGAGTGCCAACGCCAGCCAATGCTATTTTGGTGGCGGCGTTGCCGTTTATTCTGCGCAATCACCCCGAGTACGAGCCGTGGATTATCAATCAATCCGTTTTGGTAGTTTATACCCTCTTAATGTCGTATTTATTAATCTGTGAGCTGCCCCTTTTGGCGTTCAAATTCAAGACATTTGGCTGGAAAGACAATCAAATCAAATATATTTTTATCCTTTTGGCGGTGATTTTGCTGTTTTTGCTGAAATTTGCAGCCATTCCGCTGATAGTAGCGCTGTATATCCTACTGTCAGTGTTTCAACGAATTTTTAGATTTCACTAA